ACTCAATCGCATGAAGATCGTCGAGCAGTTGCAGGCCAGCCGCCCCGGCGTCGTGCACCTGTTCGACCAGCTGGTCACCACAGAGCCGCCAGGCCTTTATCTGACGAGCTTCGTACAGAAGGGCAACACGATCGCCCTGGCGGGACGCGCCGATTCCAACGCGCGCGTCTCGACCTACATGCGGCAACTCGACGCTTCGCCCTGGTTCGCCAACGCCAAGCTGGACCTGATCGTCACCAAAAGCACCGAGATCGGCAAGGTCAGTGACTTCAATCTGACCGTGCAGCAAACCATGCCCAGCACCAAGGGCCATGCCGACAAGAAGGGGCCGTGACATGAATCTCAGCAGCCTGCGCGAAATCGATCTCAATGAACTGCGCCAGATCGATCTCAACAACATCGGTACAGCGCCACGCTGGGTGCGCAACACCCTGCTCCTGGTCCTTTTCGTGGCGATCCTGGCCGCCGGCTACCACTTCGACACCAGCGACCAGCGCGTAACGCTCGAGCGCGCAAAGGCACAGGAGACAGCGCTGCGAAACGAGTTGGTCTTCAAGGCCCGGCGCGCCGCAAATCTCAAGACTTACGAGCAACAGCTGGCCGAAATGAAGCGCTCGTTCGGCAAAATGCTGCAGCAGCTGCCCAACAAGACCGAGATACCGGGTCTACTCGTCGACATTTCCCAAACTGCGTTGTCTAGCGGATTGGAAATAGACCTGTTTCGGCCCGAGCCCGAGCAAAAGAAGGGCTTCTACGCAATCAAGCCCATTCAGATTCAGGCCAAGGGCACCTATCCCGAATTCGCGCACTTCGTCAGCCAGATAGCCGCGCTGCCGCGTATCGTGACTCTGGGCGACATCAGCATGCAGCCGATCAAGAAAGGCTCCCCCATCCTCTCCATGAGCGTCGTGGCCAGAACCTACCGTTATCTGCCCGACCACGGGGATCAGTGACATGACCCAACTCGCCGATACCAGACACGATGCCAAGAATGGCCGACCTGCCCACCTGATGCGGGCAGCGAAGCTGGTCGCGACCGCCGCCCTGGCCGCAGGCCTGGCCGGTTGCGGGCATAGCATGTCCGACCTGCAGCACTGGGTGGCCGAACAGGTGGCGAAGCCCGGAGGCCGCGTACCGCCAATTCCGGAGGTGCCGCCTTACAAGAGCTATACCTATCCCGGCCACACCAAGAGTCCGTTTGACAGCAAGATCCTGCTGGAGCTTTACAACGCGGCTCACCGCAGCAATGTGAAAATCAACCCGCACCGCCCGCGGCAATACCTGGAGCAGTTCCCGCTGGACAGCCTGAAAATGGTCGGCACACTGGTCGACCACGGCACCACCTGGGCGCTCATCCAGACCCCCGACGGCACGATCGAGAGAACCAAGGTGGGTAATTACATGGGCCAGCACGACGGCAAGATCACTGCCATCACCAGCGACAGCGTCAAACTGCGGGAAATCGTTCCGGACGGCTTCGGCGGCCTCAAGGAACAACCCGTTTCGATCGCGATGGGCCAGACCAAATGAGGACAACAATCATGTTTCACGCGACGGCTAAGGGGGCCCTCCCCGCCACTTCGACGCCCCGGTCCAACCGGAGAGCAAGGGGACTGCTCGTCTTCATGGCCGGCCTCATGGCGATTTGCGCATGGCCCGTCATGGCCGCGGCCAACACCCTGAAATCCATCGAAAGCCACCAGTTGCCGAACAATCAGCTCCAGGTCGTGCTGGATTTCGCCTCGGCTCCAGCCAAGCCGCTTGGTTTCAGTATCGAGAACCCCGCCAAGATCGCCCTGGACTTCACCCACACGCGCATGGGGCTGAGTCAGCGGATGTACACCGTCAATACCGGGACCGTCCGCAGCATCGCTGCCGCCGAAGCCGGCGATCGCACGCGGCTGGTGTTCAACCTGACCCGCCCGGCGCCATACACGACCCGCGTCGAGGGCCACCGCGTCATCGTCACGATCGGACATGGCGGACAGGAAGGCACGATGGAGACGGCGGCGACGGTGCAGACCACCCGTTTCGGCAGCCAGGAAGATACGTCAAGCGCCAGCCGGTCCAAAATCACCGACATCGAATTCCACCGCGGCAAGGACGGAGGCGGGCTGATCACGCTCACGCTGAGCAACCCCAACCAGGTCATCGACCTCACCCAGCAGGCCGGCAAGGTCGTGGTCGAAGCCCATGACGCCAGCCTCTCCCGGGCGCTGCAGCGCCGCATGGTGGTCACCGACTTCGGGACGCCCGTCGAGCGCATCGATAGTCTGCAGGACGGCCGCAACGTCAAGCTGGTGATCGCCGCGAGCGGCGATTACGAGCAGCTCGCCTACCAGGCGGACAACAAGTTCACCGTGGATATCAAGCCCGTGGCCACGAAGGCCAATGGCGGCGCCGGCTCGCAACCCGTCTACAAGGGCCAGCGCATCTCGCTCAATTTCCAGAACATCCCGGTCCGTTCAGTGCTGCAGCTGCTGGCCGATTTCACCGGCCTCAACATCGTCGTCAGCGACGCTGTGACGGGCAGCGTCACGCTGCGCCTCAAGAATGTTCCCTGGGATCAGGCGCTGGCCATCATCCTGCAAGCCAAGGGGCTCGCCGAAAAGCGCAGCGGCAATGTGATCATGATCGCCCCCGCCAGCGTGATCGAGGCCCAGGACCAGCAGCAGATACGCGCACAACGGGCCCAGGAGCAGTTGGCGCCACTGCACACCGAAATCTTCCAGGTACGCTATGCCAAGGCCGCCACGCTGGCCGCGCTGCTGCAATCCATCCGCAGCACGCAAAGCAGCAGCAATACGGGCAACAACACCCAGACCAATACCGGCGTGTCCGGGCTTTCCTCGCGCGGCTCGGTGGTCGCCGATCCGCGCACCAACTCGCTGATCATACGCGACACTGACCAGGGGCTGGCCAACGTCGCCAAACTGATCCAACGCCTTGACGTACCAGTCAAGCAGGTGCTTATCGGTTCCCGCCTGGTGGTCGCCAAACAGGGCTTCAGCCGCGATCTCGGCGTGACCTTCGGTTCGGTCAACAATCCCCAAACCGCGACGACGCCGGGCGGTGGCGTCACCATCGGATCGCAACGTTACGGCATCGGCGGCTATCCTGCCGGCAACAATCAGTACAACCAGTTCAACGTCAACCTGCCCGCCGCCAGTCCGACCAGCACCTTCGGCCTGACCCTGGTCAAACTCGGGCAGACCTTCAATCTGAGCCTGCAGCTGTCGGCGGCCGAAGCGGAAAATCAGATCCGCCAGATATCCAATCCGCGCGTGATCACCGCCAACGACACCCAGGCGATGATTCAGCAGGGCGTGCAAATCCCCTACCAGCAGGCCTCCTCCAGCGGCGCCACCAACGTGTCCTTCAAGACCGCAGCCCTCAAGCTGCTGGTCACGCCGCACATCACGCCGAACAACCGCGTACTGATGGAGCTCGACGTCAGCAATGACAGCGTCGGCGGACTCTACAGCGGCGTACCCAGCATCAACACCCAGGAGGTCAAGACACAGGTGATGGTCGACAACGGCCAGACGGTCGTGCTCGGCGGCATCTACCAGCACGACACCAGCAAAACCGTCAACAAGGTGCCTTTCTTCGGCGATCTGCCCGTGCTCGGCACCCTGTTCCGCGAGAACAGCACCTCGAACACCAAAACCGAACTGCTGATCTTCATCACGCCCAAGATCATCGACAACAATCTCAGCCTGTCGCAGTGATCGTCGGACGCCCGGCGGGCAGTCCCGCCGGGCATACGCCCCGCAGCCCATGAATGCAATGCGTAACATTTTTCTGGTCGGCCCGATGGGTGCGGGCAAGACGACCATCGGACGCAAACTCGCACCGGCGCTCGGGCTGTCTTTCTACGACAGCGACGAAGCCATCATCACGCGAACCGGCGTCGACATCGCCACCATTTTCGACATCGAGGGCGAATCCGGTTTCCGCGAGCGCGAAAGTCGCATCATCGACGAACTCACCCAGCATGACGGCATTGTCCTCGCCACCGGCGGCGGCGCGGTGCTGCGCGCCGACAATCGCGAACACCTCAAGGCACGGGGGCGGGTGGTTTATCTCACCGTGCCGATCGAGCTGCAGCTCAAGCGCACCCGGCGCGACAGCCAGCGCCCGCTGCTACAAACCGCGAACCCGCGCGAGCGACTGGAGTCCCTACAGCGCGAACGCGAACCGCTCTACCGTTCCATTGCCGACATCGTGGTCGACACCGCCGCCAACGACAGCCGCCGCCTGGCCCGTGAATTGATCCAGCGTCTGTCCAGTCCGGACTGAATCTATCCACCCGAACAGACGATGTTTTAGTATGTGCGCATGATTTCACTGAACGTCGACCTGGGCGAACGCACATACCCGATCCTGATCGGGCCGAACCTGCTGGACGATCCCGAGCCGCTGCGCCGGGCGATCGGCGGTGTCAGCGCGGTCGTCGTCAGCAACGAGACCGTTGCACCGCTGTATCTCGAGCGCGTGCAAGCTCATCTCGCAGGCTTGCGTCACGAGGCCGTCGTGCTGCCGGATGGCGAAGCCTACAAGACCCTCGACATCCTGGACCCTATCTACAGCGCGCTGCTCAAAGGCCGCCATGACCGTCACACCACCCTGATTGCATTGGGCGGCGGCGTTATCGGCGACATTACCGGATTCGCGGCGGCCACCTATCAGCGCGGCGTCAATTTCGTGCAGATTCCAACCACGCTGCTGGCGCAGGTCGATTCGTCCGTCGGCGGCAAGACCGGCGTCAACCACCCGTTCGGCAAAAACATGATCGGCGCCTTCCATCAGCCTCGCGCCGTCATCATCGACACCCGCACGCTCGACACCCTGCCCGACCGCGAACTAAGTGCCGGCATCGCTGAAGTCATCAAATACGGCCTGATCAACGACGCCCCTTTCTTCGAATGGCTCGAACGCCATATGGACGATCTGCTCGCGAGGGAACCCGCGGCGCTCTCCCATGCGATCGAACGTTCCTGCCTGAACAAGGCGCGTATCGTGGCCGCCGACGAACGCGAGGCCGGCGCACGAGCCCTGCTCAATCTTGGCCACACCTTCGGCCATGCCATCGAGACCGGTATGGGCTACGGACAGTGGCTGCACGGCGAGGCCGTCGCCTGCGGGATGCTCATGGCCGCGACGATGTCGGCCGAACTGGGCTGGCTGCCGCATACCGAGGTGGCACGCCTGCGCACGCTGCTGCTGCGTACCCACCTACCGGTCACACCGCCCGCGGAGCTCGCGCCCGAGCGTTTCCGCGCGCTGATGGCGGTCGACAAGAAGGTCATCGACGGCGCCTTGCGCCTGGTGCTGCTGCGCGCCATCGGGCAGGCGCTGGTCACGGCGGATTTCGACCCCGCCGCGCTTGAACGCACATTGGCAACCCCAGCCGCCGCATGAGCATGGCGGCCCAGTCGCTCGCCCCATACGCCGCCCACGAATCCGCGTCCCGCGGCCGTCGCCACCCGGAACCTGGCCCCGGCATGCGTGGCCAGTTCCAGCGCGACCGCGACCGCATCGTCCACTGCGCCGCCTTTCGTCGGCTTGAATACAAGACCCAGGTCTTCATCAACCATGAAGGCGACCTTTATCGCACCCGTCTGACGCACTCTTTGGAAGTCGCCCAGATCGCGCGGACCGCCGCGCGTGCGCTCGCGCTCAACGAAGATCTCACCGAAGCCATCGCGCTCGCCCACGACCTCGGCCATACGCCCTTCGGGCACGCCGGGCAGGACGCCCTGAATCAGCTGATGCAACCCTTTGGCGGCTTCGAACACAATCTGCAGTCGCTACGCGTGGTCGACGCACTGGAAGAGAAATACGCCGAGTTCGACGGCCTCAACCTCTGCTTCGAAACCCGCGAGGGCATACTCAAGCACTGCCGCAAGGATGTTGCCGCCGGGCTCGGCGCCCTGGGCGAGCGCTTCATAAGCGGCGGGCAGCCCAGTCTCGAGGCGCAGCTGACCAATCTCGCCGACGAAATCGCCTACAACAACCACGACATCGACGACGGCCTGCGCGCTGGCCTGATTTTCATCGAGCAACTGCGGCCGCTGCCCCTGTTCGGCGAAGCCTACGAAACCGTGACCGGTCGCTACCCGGGCCTCGGTGAACGCCGCGTGGTGCACGAGGTCATACGTCGCATGATCGGCCGACTGGTCAACGATCTTGTCGAAACCTCGCGCGCGCGCATTGCCGCCGCGGCCCCTCTGGATTGCGACGCGGTACGCGCACAGCGGGAACCGCTGATTGCGTTCAGCCCCGCCATCCGGGTCGCCAACCTGGCGCTCAAGCGCTTTCTGCACGCTCATCTTTACCGTCACGAGCGGGTCCGCAAACTCACCGACGAGGCCAAGCGCATCGTCGCCGAGCTGTTCGTCGCCTACCGCACGGCACCCGAGCAGCTCCCCGCCGACACACGCGACAAGCTGCAACGCGCCGTACACGAAACGGCCCGCGCGCGCGTCGTCGCCGATTACATCGCCGGCATGACCGACCGCTATGCCTACGCCGAACACGCACGCATCCATGCCGCTGCCGATGTCTGAAGACTATCTCGACACCCCCGGCCTGGGCATGCTGCGCAACGTGATCCGCGATTATCTCGCGGGGCACTCCCCGCCCATCGTCATACAAGGCGAACCCGGTGCGGGCAAGACGGCCCTGTTGCGTCGGCTGATGCGCGAGCTCGGCAGCGATTTCGACATCTGCAGCTTCGCCGCGGACCGCCCGGCAGGCGCACCGTCGCTGCACAAAACCATCCTCCGGCGGTGGCTGCCCGATGGCCCGCTCGACGCGAGTACACGCCATCTTTTCCAACATCTGTGCGACACGCCCACGGCGCGCGCACGCCTGCTACTGATCGACGACGCCGAACGCCTTTCGCGCGCTGAAATCAAGGGTGTGCTGGGGCTCAAGCAGGCGCTTGCCCACTACGGCGGCATCCCGTTGGGCCTCGTCCTGTGCGGAAACGCGACGCTGGAACCACGCGTTGCCGCTCTCGCCGCGGAAGTGACGCCCAACCTGCTTCCCGTCTGTCTCGGATTGCGGCCGTTCACGCGCCAGGAATCCGAACAACTGGCGCGCAACCGAGGCTATGAGCCCTCGCCCACCGCCATGGCACGGCTCCATCGCAGCAGCGGCGGCTTGCCCGGCCAGCTCGTTCATCAACTCGGCGACACGGGCAGGCGGCACACGCCTGGCACGAGGCTGCTACGTCTCCTGCGCCTGTTCGCTGTCGGCGCCATTGCGGCCGCCTTGCTGCTGCCGTCATCGCCACGATCCGACGCCACTCGGACGCAGTCAATCCCGCTGCCACCGGAAACCGCATCCGCACAGCCGTCCACCGGCACCGCTGGCAGCGACATTCGTCGCCCCTACGCGTACGGGCGCGCCCCGGGCGCCCTGAGTCGTTACAGCGCCGGCGAATTGAACCCGGCGACAGCCCAGCACTATACTGATCGGCCGAATTGAAAAAAACCTAGCATCAGGAGTCGCGAAGCATGTCGGCCCATACCCCCATCGGCGGTCTCTATCGCCCTGAATTCGAGCGTGACAACTGTGGCTTCGGCCTGATCGCCCATATGGACGGACGACCGAGTCACTGGGTGCTCGAAACGGCGATACACGCACTGGAGCGACTGACTCATCGGGGCGCCGTGGCTGCTGACGGCAAGACGGGCGACGGCTGCGGCCTGCTGCTCAAGACGCCGACGCCGTTTCTACGCGCCCTGGCCAGCGAGCAGGGCTTCCATCTGGGCGAACGCTTTGCCGCCGGCATGGTGTTTCTAAGCACCGATCCGCAGACGGCCGCAATCGCCCGCCAGACCCTGGAGCAGGCGCTGCAGGCCAGTGGCCTTTGCACCGCTGGCTGGCGCGTCGTGCCCACCGACCCTGCCGCCTGCGGCGAAGAGGCGCTGCGTTCGCTGCCCGCCATCGAACAGATCTACGTGAACGCGCCTGCCGAAATGGACGACGCCGGCTTTGAGCGTGCGCTATTCGTTGCGCGGCGGCGCGCGGAGCACGCCCTCGCGGGCCGGGACGACACATTCTACGTATCCAGCCTGTCGGCGCGCGTCCTCAGCTACAAGGGCCTGGTGATGCCGGCGTACCTGACGCGTTTTTATCCCGATCTGCGCGATCCGCGCCTGGAGACCGCCCTGTGCGTGTTTCACCAGCGCTTTTCGACCAACACACTGCCGCAGTGGCGCCTCGCGCAACCTTTCCGCCTTCTCGCCCACAACGGCGAGATCAACACCATCCGCGGCAACCGCAACTGGGCCCGCACGCGTGCGCACACGCTCTCCAGCCCCCACCTGCCGGATCTTTCCGAATTCGGCCCGCTGGTATCCATGGAGGGCTCGGACTCGAGCTCGCTCGACAACATGCTGGAGATCATGCTCGCAGGCGACATCGACATGTTCCGCGCCATGCGCCTGCTGATGCCGCCGGCGTGGCAGAACATGCAGCATGTCGACACCGACCTGCGCGCCTTTTACGAATATCACTCCATGCACATGGAGCCATGGGACGGCCCTGCAGGCGTCGTGCTCACCGACGGGCGCCATGCCGCCTGCTGCCTGGACCGCAACGGCCTGCGCCCCGCACGCTACGTCATCACCCGCGACCGCCACATCACGCTCGCCTCGGAAATCGGCGTCTACGACTACGCACCCGAGGATGTCGTGACCAAGGGCCGACTCAAGCCGGGCGAGATGCTCGCGGTCGACACCGAGACCGGCGAACTCCTGCTGCCAGAAACCATCAACGAGCGCCTCAAGAACCGCCAGCCCTATCGCAGCTGGCTCGACCAGCACTCAAGAAGCCTGCCCCGGCTCGACGACGAGGCCTCGGTCGCGCCGGCCATGGACCCCGAACGCCTGCGCACCTACGAAAAACTGTTCAACCTGAGTTTCGAGGAACGCGATCAGGTGCTGCGCGTGCTCGCAGAGGCCGGGCAGGAAGCGGTCGGTTCGATGGGCGACGACACCCCTTATCCCGTGTTCTCGCGGCAGGTGCGTTCCCTGTTCGACAACTTCCGCCAGCAGTTCGCCCAGGTGACCAACCCGCCGATCGATCCGCTGCGCGAGCGGGTCGTGATGTCGCTCGAAACCAATCTCGGCCACGAGCGCAACCTGTTCGAGGAAAGCCCGGACCACGCGGCGCGCCTGGTCATGAGCTCGCCGCTGCTCTCGGAAATGCGCCTGCAGCAACTGCTCGACCTGCCCTATGACGACCTGCGCAACCATCGGATCGACCTCAATGTGGCGCAGGGCCGCGATCTTAAAACGGCCATACAGGCTATCTGCCAGGAGGCCGAGCAGGCCGTGCGCGACGGCGCCGTGCTGCTGGTGCTGTCCGATCGTGACATCGCACCGGACCGCATACCACTCCCCGCGGTGCTCGCCACCGGCGCGGTTCATCATCACCTAATCAACCGCGGGCTGCGCTGCCGCGCCAATCTCATCGTCGACACGGCCACCGCGCGCGACCCGCACCAGATCGCGGTACTGATCGGCTACGGCGCCACCGCGGTTTGCCCCTACCTGGCCCTGCAATCCCTGCACGGGCTGCGTCGCAGCGGAGAGATCACGGACAAGACTGACGGCGAGCTGGCCACGGCCTACCGCCGCGGCATCCACAAGAGCCTGTACAAGATCATGTCCAAGATGGGCATTTCGACCATCGCCAGCTATCGCGGCGCGCAGCTGTTCGAGATCGTCGGCCTGCACCACGAAATCGTCGACACCTGCTTCCCCGGCTCCGTCAGCCGCGTGCAGGGCATGAATTTCGAAGACGTCGCGGAGGATCTAGAAAAACTGTCCCGCCTGGCCTGGAATCCACGCAAACAGACCGCCCAGGGCGGGTTGCTCAAATATATCCATGGCGGCGAATACCATGCCTACAACCCCGACGTGGTGCAGACACTGCACCGCGCAGTGGTGTCCGGCGACTACCGCGACTGGGAGGCGCACGCCGCCCTGATCAACGGACGCCCGCCCATGGTGCTGCGCGACCTGCTGAAGCTGCGCGAAGACACGCCTTCGGTCCCCCTGGACGAAGTCGAATCCATCGATGCCATCGTCAAGCGCTTCGATTCGGCCGGCATGTCGCTCGGCGCGCTGTCGCCGGAGGCGCACGAGACCCTGGCCGCGGCCATGAACCGTCTCGGTGCGCGCTCCAACTCCGGCGAGGGCGGCGAGGACGCGGAACGCTTCGGCACCGAGCGCATGTCCAAGATCAAGCAGATCGCCTCCGGCCGTTTCGGCGTGACGCCGCACTACCTCGTCAACGCCGAAGTGCTGCAGATCAAGGTCGCCCAGGGCGCCAAGCCCGGCGAAGGCGGCCAGTTGCCCGGACACAAGGTCAACGAGATGATCGCGAAGCTGCGCTTCGCGCGCCCGGGCGTTGCCTTGATCTCGCCGCCGCCGCATCACGACATCTACTCGATCGAGGACCTCGCGCAGCTCATCTTCGATCTCAAGCAGGTCAATCCGCAGGCGCTGGTGTCGGTCAAGCTGGTCGCCGAAGCCGGTGTCGGCACCATCGCCGCGGGCGTGGCCAAGGCCTATGCCGACCTCATCACCATCTCCGGCTACGACGGCGGCACCGGCGCCAGCCCGCTGACCTCCGTCAAATATGCCGGCGGCCCCTGGGAGCTCGGCCTGACCGAGGCCCACCAGACCCTGCGCGCCAACAACCTGCGCGACAAGGTACGCCTGCAGACCGACGGCGGTCTCAAGACCGGCCTCGACGTGATCAAGGCCGCCATCCTCGGCGCCGAAAGCTTCGGCTTCGGCACCGGCCCGATGATCGCCATGGGCTGCAAGTACCTGCGTATCTGCCATCTGAACAACTGCGCCACCGGCGTCGCCACCCAGGACAAGGTACTGCGCATGAACCACTTCGTCGGCAAGGTCGACATGGTGGTCAACTACTTCCGTTTCATCGCCGAGGAAACCCGTCGGTGGATGGCCAAGCTCGGCGTGCGCAGCCTGACCGACCTCATCGGCCGCACCGACCTGCTGGAAATCATCCCCGGCGACACCCCTCGCCAGGCCCGACTGGACCTGGCGCCGGTGCTGTCCGATGCCGGCGTGGCACCCGAGGTGCCGCGCTTCTGCGTGGAGCCGCACAACGCGCCCTTCGACCGCGGCGAGCTGGCCGAACGCATGGTTGCCGACATGCTGCAGGCCATCGAGTCCGGCCAGGGCGGCGAGTTCCACTACGATATCCGCAACGTCAACCGCTCGATCGGTGCTCGCGTCTCCGGTGAAATCGCCCGTCGCCACGGCAACTACGGCATGTCCGACAACCCGATCACGGTGCATCTCAAGGGTACCGCGGGGCAGAGTTTCGGCGTCTGGAACGCCGGTGGCCTGCACCTTCACCTTGAAGGCGACGCCAACGACTACGTCGGCAAGGGCATGGCCGCAGGCAAGATCGTGATCCACCCGCCGGCCGGAAGCCAGTTCAACAGCCATGAGGCGGCCATCATCGGCAACACCTGCCTGTACGGCGCCACCGGCGGCAAGCTGTTCGCTGCGGGCATTGCCGGCGAGCGTTTCTGCGTGCGCAACTCCGGCGCCACCGCCGTGGTCGAGGGCGCAGGCGACCATGCCTGCGAATACATGACCGGCGGCGTGGTCGCGGTACTCGGACGCACCGGGGTCAACTTCGGCGCCGGCATGACCGGCGGCTTTGCCCTCGTGCTCGACCTCGACAACCAATTCGTCGACCGCTGCAACCACGAGCTGATCGACCTCCACCGCCTCGACCCCGAGCACATGGAGGCGCCACGCGCCTTCCTGCGTGGCCTGCTGGAGGAATACCATGCCGAAACGGGCAGTCCCTGGGCGGCCGAGATACTGGCCAACTTCAAGCGCTATCTGCCGAAGTTCTGGCTGGTCAAGCCGCGCGCCTCGGACCTGGCCGGGCTGATCAGCACGCTCAGCGAGGCCGCCTGAACACGACCTGGCTGGTCGCGGTCCGCCGCGACCAGCCCCGTTATCGTCTCAACAGGGCCTGACGTACATGGCTCGCATACCGCAGCCGTTCATCGACGAGCTCCTCGCCCGCGCCGACATCGTCGAGATCATCCATGCGCGTGTGCCGCTCAAGCGCGCCGGCCACGAATTCAAGGCCTGCTGCCCCTTCCACAACGAAAAAACGCCCTCCTTCTACGTCAGCCCGCAGAAGCAGTTTTATCACTGCTTCGGCTGCGGCGCCCATGGTACCGCGCTTGGCTTCCTGATCGAACACGACCGCCTCGACTTCGTCGAAGCCGTGGAGACACTGGCTGCCTCCCTCGGGCTTGACGTGCCACGCGAAGGTGGTGCGACCGAGGAACCGGGGCGGCGCGACGAACGCGAGGCGCTTTACCGCTGCCTGGAGGACGCGGCCGGCTGGTTCAAACAACAATTGCGCAACCATCCACCGGCCATCGACTATCTCAAACAACGTGGGCTGGACGGTGAAATCGCCGCACGCTTCGGCCTCGGCTATGCGCCGGCAGCCTGGGAAGCGCTACGCAAGGCGCTCGA
The Acidihalobacter prosperus DNA segment above includes these coding regions:
- a CDS encoding ATP-binding protein produces the protein MSEDYLDTPGLGMLRNVIRDYLAGHSPPIVIQGEPGAGKTALLRRLMRELGSDFDICSFAADRPAGAPSLHKTILRRWLPDGPLDASTRHLFQHLCDTPTARARLLLIDDAERLSRAEIKGVLGLKQALAHYGGIPLGLVLCGNATLEPRVAALAAEVTPNLLPVCLGLRPFTRQESEQLARNRGYEPSPTAMARLHRSSGGLPGQLVHQLGDTGRRHTPGTRLLRLLRLFAVGAIAAALLLPSSPRSDATRTQSIPLPPETASAQPSTGTAGSDIRRPYAYGRAPGALSRYSAGELNPATAQHYTDRPN
- a CDS encoding deoxyguanosinetriphosphate triphosphohydrolase; the protein is MAAQSLAPYAAHESASRGRRHPEPGPGMRGQFQRDRDRIVHCAAFRRLEYKTQVFINHEGDLYRTRLTHSLEVAQIARTAARALALNEDLTEAIALAHDLGHTPFGHAGQDALNQLMQPFGGFEHNLQSLRVVDALEEKYAEFDGLNLCFETREGILKHCRKDVAAGLGALGERFISGGQPSLEAQLTNLADEIAYNNHDIDDGLRAGLIFIEQLRPLPLFGEAYETVTGRYPGLGERRVVHEVIRRMIGRLVNDLVETSRARIAAAAPLDCDAVRAQREPLIAFSPAIRVANLALKRFLHAHLYRHERVRKLTDEAKRIVAELFVAYRTAPEQLPADTRDKLQRAVHETARARVVADYIAGMTDRYAYAEHARIHAAADV
- a CDS encoding PilN domain-containing protein, with product MARINLLPWRAELRKQKQSEFLALALFIAIVSGFVIFLVHSYMTGLIDYQNARNQYLRNEITLLDHKIAKIKTLDATKKALLNRMKIVEQLQASRPGVVHLFDQLVTTEPPGLYLTSFVQKGNTIALAGRADSNARVSTYMRQLDASPWFANAKLDLIVTKSTEIGKVSDFNLTVQQTMPSTKGHADKKGP
- a CDS encoding type IV pilus inner membrane component PilO, which gives rise to MDLNELRQIDLNNIGTAPRWVRNTLLLVLFVAILAAGYHFDTSDQRVTLERAKAQETALRNELVFKARRAANLKTYEQQLAEMKRSFGKMLQQLPNKTEIPGLLVDISQTALSSGLEIDLFRPEPEQKKGFYAIKPIQIQAKGTYPEFAHFVSQIAALPRIVTLGDISMQPIKKGSPILSMSVVARTYRYLPDHGDQ
- a CDS encoding pilus assembly protein PilP, whose product is MTQLADTRHDAKNGRPAHLMRAAKLVATAALAAGLAGCGHSMSDLQHWVAEQVAKPGGRVPPIPEVPPYKSYTYPGHTKSPFDSKILLELYNAAHRSNVKINPHRPRQYLEQFPLDSLKMVGTLVDHGTTWALIQTPDGTIERTKVGNYMGQHDGKITAITSDSVKLREIVPDGFGGLKEQPVSIAMGQTK
- the aroK gene encoding shikimate kinase AroK; translation: MNAMRNIFLVGPMGAGKTTIGRKLAPALGLSFYDSDEAIITRTGVDIATIFDIEGESGFRERESRIIDELTQHDGIVLATGGGAVLRADNREHLKARGRVVYLTVPIELQLKRTRRDSQRPLLQTANPRERLESLQREREPLYRSIADIVVDTAANDSRRLARELIQRLSSPD
- the pilQ gene encoding type IV pilus secretin PilQ, producing the protein MAAANTLKSIESHQLPNNQLQVVLDFASAPAKPLGFSIENPAKIALDFTHTRMGLSQRMYTVNTGTVRSIAAAEAGDRTRLVFNLTRPAPYTTRVEGHRVIVTIGHGGQEGTMETAATVQTTRFGSQEDTSSASRSKITDIEFHRGKDGGGLITLTLSNPNQVIDLTQQAGKVVVEAHDASLSRALQRRMVVTDFGTPVERIDSLQDGRNVKLVIAASGDYEQLAYQADNKFTVDIKPVATKANGGAGSQPVYKGQRISLNFQNIPVRSVLQLLADFTGLNIVVSDAVTGSVTLRLKNVPWDQALAIILQAKGLAEKRSGNVIMIAPASVIEAQDQQQIRAQRAQEQLAPLHTEIFQVRYAKAATLAALLQSIRSTQSSSNTGNNTQTNTGVSGLSSRGSVVADPRTNSLIIRDTDQGLANVAKLIQRLDVPVKQVLIGSRLVVAKQGFSRDLGVTFGSVNNPQTATTPGGGVTIGSQRYGIGGYPAGNNQYNQFNVNLPAASPTSTFGLTLVKLGQTFNLSLQLSAAEAENQIRQISNPRVITANDTQAMIQQGVQIPYQQASSSGATNVSFKTAALKLLVTPHITPNNRVLMELDVSNDSVGGLYSGVPSINTQEVKTQVMVDNGQTVVLGGIYQHDTSKTVNKVPFFGDLPVLGTLFRENSTSNTKTELLIFITPKIIDNNLSLSQ
- the aroB gene encoding 3-dehydroquinate synthase — translated: MISLNVDLGERTYPILIGPNLLDDPEPLRRAIGGVSAVVVSNETVAPLYLERVQAHLAGLRHEAVVLPDGEAYKTLDILDPIYSALLKGRHDRHTTLIALGGGVIGDITGFAAATYQRGVNFVQIPTTLLAQVDSSVGGKTGVNHPFGKNMIGAFHQPRAVIIDTRTLDTLPDRELSAGIAEVIKYGLINDAPFFEWLERHMDDLLAREPAALSHAIERSCLNKARIVAADEREAGARALLNLGHTFGHAIETGMGYGQWLHGEAVACGMLMAATMSAELGWLPHTEVARLRTLLLRTHLPVTPPAELAPERFRALMAVDKKVIDGALRLVLLRAIGQALVTADFDPAALERTLATPAAA